In the Eretmochelys imbricata isolate rEreImb1 chromosome 20, rEreImb1.hap1, whole genome shotgun sequence genome, tgtgattttatgaTCTTCAGCAATCTTGTAATGAAATActtttaaagcacattttaaactaaggtcctgtagactaatgtgttctgagtaaatattacagtaatgcacaactgtttttgtcagtaaattcagaaactgacagtatatacctaggggttggcaaatgcctgttaaatggcttcattaccacttgaatggctctttaacagtttcagtgttgtgctaataggtctggcagacTAGAggctttcacttttaaaaaaagaaaaggagtactagtggcaccttagagactaaccaatttatttgagcatgagctttcgtgagctacagctcacttcatcagatgcataccgtggaaactgcagcagactttatatatacacagagaatatgaaacaatacctcctcccaccccactgtcctgctggtaatagcttatctaaagtaatcgtcaggttaggccatttccagcacaaatccaggttttctcacccttcacccccacacacaaattcactctcctgctggtgatagcccatccaaagtgacaactctttacacaatgtgcatgataatcaaattgggccatttcctgcacaaatccaggttctctcactccctcacccccctccaaaaacccacccccatacacacacagactcactctcctgctggtaatagctcatccaaactgaccactctccaagtttaaatccaagttaaaccagaacatctgggggggggggagtaggaaaaaacaagaggaaataggctaccttgcataatgacttagccactcccagtctctatttaagcctaaattaatagtatccaatttgcaaatgaattccaattcagcagtttctcgctggagtctggatttgaagtttttttgttttaagatagcgaccttcatgtctgtgattgcgtgaccagagagattgaagtgttctccgactggtttatgaatgttataattcttgacatctgatttgtgtccatttattcttttacgtagagactgtccagtttgaccaatgtacatggcagaggggcattgctggcacatgatggcataaatcacattggtggatgtgcaggtgaacgagcctctgatagtgtggctgatgttattaggccctgtgatagtgtcccctgaatagatatgtgggcacaattggcaacgggctttgttgcaaggataagttcctgggttagtggttctgttgtgtggtatgtggttgttggtgagtatttgcttcaggttgcggggctgtctgtaggcaaggactggcctgtctcccaagatttgtgagagtgttgggtcatcctttaggataggttgtagatccttaataatgcattggaggggttttagttgggggctgaaggtgatggctagtggcgttctgttattttctttgttaggcctgtcctgtagtaggtaacttctgggaattcttctggctctatcaatctgtttctttacttccgcaggtgggtattgtagttgtaagaaagcttgacagagatcttgtaggtgtttgtctctgtctgaggggttggagcaaatgcggttgtatcgcagagcttggctgtagacgatggatcgtgtggtgtggtcagggtgaaagctggaggcatgcaggtaggaatagcggtcagtaggtttccggtatagggtggtgtttatgtgaccattgtttattagcactgtagtgtccaggaagtggatctcttgtgtggactggaccaggctgaggttggtggtaggatggaaattgttccCCTCCAGAGTagagtcaccaggctgcagcagctagctgtgtgagcctgcaggaagggtcagaacagggataggaagaggcagaagggtggacactaagccccagcagtgccccaaattttcaggtgccctacacagccaCATATGCAGCTacgtatgcctaaggacggccctgagtGGATCACAGaataaatatgagtgaacagtgtaacgctgttgcaaaaaaagcaaacattctgggatgcattagcagaagtattgtaagcaagacatgagaagtaattgtTCCGCTCTattccacgctgattaggcctcagctggaaaattgtgtccagttctgggcgccaactttcaggaaagatgtggataaatcggagaaagtccagagaacagccacaaaaatgattaaaggtctagaaaacgtgacctatgcgTGAAGAGTGAAAACAATGGGTTTGtccagtctggagaagagaagactgagaggggacataataacagttttcaaatacataaaagtttgttactaggaggagagagaaaaattgttcttaacctctgaggataggacaagaagcaatgggcttaaattgcagcaagggcagtttaggttggacattaggaaaaacttcctaactgtcagggtggttaagcactggaataaagtgcttagggaggttgtggaatctccatcattatttttaagagcaggttggactaacagctgtcagggatggtctagaaaatacttagtcctgccttgagtgcaggggactggactaaataacttcttgaggtcccttccagttctatgattctatagaataTGGGTGACCATTTATATGTGTAACAATATTACAAAATTTCAGTGAATCTTACCttaccatgtaaggtatcagtCGAAAAGTTACGATTTGTAAGTATGAACATcttgtttatatgtatgtatcatcTTTGCATCGTGAGTTATAAATGTGTGATATgtctgtgctgtgtttctgggtgacacacccagacagattggcatcagcactatcCAATTtgtttgatggcccatcaagggtaATCAGCTATACCTGTTGGGTCGCCCTCAAAGCTATATAAGTaggatagaattataattatgtagtagtagaaataaagatagacaaaagagtatataggtattgtaaaaaggtatGAACATCAGCTCCGTGccgttgaatttcactctgtaacaaatgcaaggccaaagtgctaattatttcaggctgatacaggacaaagagtctgtgctggaaagtgataagaactttgaggaaacaaatgctgttctttaaaacaacaccctgatgctCTTCCCCCGCAGGGGCTccttgtcatgcctatgtaaatcttggtatccaaagagggaaaaatagatagtgggataaaacttgttaaatgaatcaagagtcatagattgtgttaagcaaaagaatgaatgatgagtgcatggaattgagagcctgaagcaggaAAATAATTGGTTAATAAATGttgccagcctaatcctaagaatttcaaccttgatatccgtgggccgaagaatatgcaaagtggagataaccAGGTGACCCCTGGAGGGCGAACCAGAATCCACCCAAAACGCATCAAGGAAGAGCAAGAAGATAACACTTAGCCATCATGGAGCCgtcatggatgtaccacctgctgattgagctgattgatggtcatctcaattgtaaattcagcatgatgaagcatcttccatagacttgtattgaaccagagacctataaaaattgggtccagggactgtgttctttgagtctggttctacgaccaccctccaggagcatcggatgcgcatctgacaatgACTCGGCTCCACtttcgtgtccaggccacctggccagtgacttggcacgagcaacatctaggctggtaactataacaacctttatgtagaacctgtgtgtgaatgtctgtgtgtgtgattggatctatataggtttcagagtaacagccatgttagtctgtattcgcaaaaagaataggagtacttgtgtcaccttagagagtaaccaatttatttgagcatgagctttcgtgaaagctcatgctcaaataaattggttagtctctaaggtgccacaagtactccttttctttttggatctatatagaaattgcatataggaatattttgttgtatttacaataaacgtggcaatttgccttgtccctcttacaagatcctgttggtatcatttttattagtgtaacataccagcgtttctcaaacggGGGTCCGCGAGGACACTCCAGGGGGTCCGAAGACCCTGCTGACCAagtcctccacctccctcccagtgccttctgcatgccggagaacagctgttcagcagcatgcaggaggcactgggacgGAGGAGAAGGAGTGGGCATGGggggcgctcaggggaggaggcagaaagacacagggaagaggaggagcaggagtagacagggggcgggaagaggtggggtggggccttagaGGAATagatggaatgggggtggggcctgggtctgagcagggggttgggggtctgcgaaaaattttaaattaaaatggtggTCCTCAGGTTCCTAAAGTTTGAGAATCGCTGAGCTCTAGAATGAACGTATTGAGAGAAGCCAGGGGCTATGTCCAAGAGTCAGCAGGACATGTAGGGACATGCCTATGAACAGGAGACTCCAAGTACCTTTCCATGCCCATGTGCTGTGATCTTCTCTTTGGGACagaggaagtacaagccacatggaaaaggatagaaaaaggcagctgcatcacctccattttgtcttcaatcctgcttctcacctctggagtaacttctcGACagactgaagctttgaacaaaggtcTGATAGACCCATCTCAGctttggatgtgttccagagggactttacaagccagcaaactcaccaacgctgctaagaacctgatatatggacctTGAAGTCATATGTATCAGATTGCTTTgatcatttaacaactctctttcttttcttttcatttataataaaaacctttagttttagatactaaaggattgactggcagcatggtattttgggtaagagcCAAACTGATATTGACCTGGCAATGTGGCTGCCCCTTGGgagatcagaagaacattttgttaaCTGAATAGAGCTTTTAAGTAACTTCTCATTTTACTGGCCCTATCTGCTGATTGGGAGTCagagactggaatgcaataaagggggctgtttgatttctttttttcagcttctCAGTAACCAGTGTTGGGGATCTGGAGCACAgattgtgactggttggtgattCTAACTACACTGTTAACCAGCAGTTTTGGGgaaatctgctctcctttttgcagcctgccgtgaccttggcattttcagtgtgggCTACTCTAGGCACCTCAGATCAAAACCCCACCCATCCTGTATGGCCACAGATTATACCCTGAGGTTCCTACTCAGCGGtcattcaggcaaaattcccactgattttgtCTGACACTGAGATACCTCCACTCCGGTGTGACCCATCAGGAGTGCGAAGCTGGAGAGATGGTCACAGCTGCAGATGGTGTGAGTGCTGTTCGTCTGGAGACTTTTGCAGCCATCCTCAGCCCAGGTGCCTTTCCCAGCAATGAATTTCCAGTGAACGCAGCGagtctcttcctcctctttctttgcctggaaaccaaaacacCCCATCATCGTCCTCACTGGGTCATGGGTagaatactgtttcttttgtcacACGTTTCTAATAGACAATAATAAACCTGAAGTCACCAACGGCTTCATGACTCTCATTGTGCTGCACGTAACAGCCATTTGGGACTTCCCATTGGCAGTGGAAATACAAGCGAGATCCTCCCGCTCCAATAGCACAAGTCCCTGACCCCAGAGCTAAAGTGGTAATTCCCTTAACTCTGGGCACTGTGGGGTCTATGACACACAATTGTGAAGTTTTGATTTGAGCCGTTAAAAGGCATTCACACACCCGCCCACAAATACCCACATGCACTCTAGCAAGTTCATTACTTTCTCAAAGACGGCACCATCTCATGCCGTTTCCCTGAACTCTTCTATCTAtagggcagaggtccccaaactgtggggtgcgccCCCCTTTGGAGGGAAATGACAGGTCCTGGGtcagcccccatggggggcagagagggagcaccacccagcccctccccaccctgagctcTGCTCTGGTCCCACCAGTAGTCGCATCCCTGACTTCCAGCCCCATGTCTGGCACCGTCCCCAGCTTCAGCatggctccactcccagccccagcctcttgcAGCTCCATTCCCggcccaggctgggggaaggggcggggctgggagtggagccgcACCTCGCCATGGACTCAGCTGCTGGCCCCCACCGCAGCCTGCCTCCTGCTCCATTCCTGCTCCTAGCCTCAGCTCCCGGCTACGGCTCTGGCCCTGCTTCCAGACCCAGACCCACCACCAGCTGCagtcccagccttggcccccttacccctgtctgtgtccTTTCCTCCTGCCCCCGAGCCATGGCCCCGCTCCCGGCCCTGGCTCAGGGGGAGGGCTGTGAATGGGGTAAGGGAGGGTGTGACCCTCAAaactttggggaccactgctataGGGAATTGCCTTCCATTTATTCCTGCTCTAAGGGGTGAGCCAGGCACATTTGTTATTCCTGAGCATTTTACATGATTAATCATAATCAGGCCTGGCGTGAACCCTACGTAATGTCCTCCATCAAAACAGCCCCAGCATCAGGACTGAAGAAGCTCCCTCTATTTCTCAGATAACTGTTTCTCAGTCCAGAAAGGCAGCAGAACTCAAATGCCCTGCAGGAGACGCACCTTTCAAGTGACCAGCTGGAATCCCGGGCACACAGCAAAGTAAAAAGATCTACACTCACCTGTCTATGgtgcagggtgaaattcacagGTCTGGAGAGGTACATGGGCCTCCCATCTCCGATAGCCCCACTCACCACCCTGGAATTCAGGTGAAAATTCCTCATTTTCTCATCAGCCATTAGATCTCCCTCATCAAGTAATGTCGTGTTAATGATGGAGTCCAGGGTGGAGTAAGAAATAAAAGCAACAGCCCAAggatctgaaaacatgaaatgatGCCTCATCGTAGAGACAGGGACACTGAGACAAAGAAAGAGCAATCCAGGTGCCAAAGGTCACAGcgagtctggggcagagctgggaaaagaacccaggagtcctggctagcATTTTGAGCTTTAACCACTCGAATATGTtgcctcctccctcttcttccacAGAAGCACTTCTGTGTTGGAAACATCTGGCGTGCACTATGGGAGTGTGATTCCTAAAGTGCACTAACgtacattaaagcacactagggaacctttagtgcacactaGTAGGGTCTATACGGACCTATTAATGCACAGTTAGTTAGTGCTCTTTAGAAATCATACCCCCATACTGCACCTTATCCAGCTCGGTACACAGCCCTAGGTGAAAGGCACGGAGGTGAAGCCATAGTTTTTCTTGGTTAGGAGAGGCAGCGAGGTTGGTTAGTGAGGAGCTTTCCCTGGGGCTAAAGAATTAAGAACCAGTCCCAGTTACGTCATACTGGCCTGAAAATTGGAGTAAAATTGGTCAATATTATCCTGGTTCCATTCCAGGAAGTCACACACGTCAACCTGGGGCCTAGCTGGGCTCATCATCAGGACATCATGTGTTGGGCCAACGGATCTCTGATCTTTCCATTCTCTGGACCAATTCATATGCCCATcaaagcttctctctcctccctgccccacatgggTTGGTTTTCATGCTGCGGGACAGCCAGGAATGAAGGGCTCTGCAGAGATCAACAGCCTGAGAAACACTGGCTCAGCCAACAAGGTCCACAGTAGTGTCAGGATAACAAAGGCAAGCAAGCCAGCGTGGGGCGAGAGGAAGGGGAGAACTAGGGCTGGGGTTTGGTGTCTAAAGGGGTGAGTGCCTGGGAAGCACCAAGATGGTACCTTCTGTGGCTGCTCTGGTGACGGCATTGCAGTGAATGTCCATTGTCTCCTCCTGACCTCTCAGCCTGAAGACCCCATCACAGCGACTTGCAGCTGGGATGAGGAGCGTCTCGATAGCTGTGGAGGGAAATGGCAACGCCTCTTGCTGCAAGGGCAAGGCAGGTTTGGAGCTCCACTATCTCTGAgtcccaccacccctcccccttcctcctcaccTCCATCTCTCTGCGTTTCCCTGAGCCCCTCTGGCTGACCTTCTGTGATCCATCATGCCTGCGCCCCCATGAAGATGCCACTGTGCCAAGAGGCAGAAGGCaacttctccctgctgcctcacctCTGCGCTGTAGCAGGGGAAGCAGCAAGAAGGGGTattgctggggcagggagtgaaaGGAGGAACTAATGGCAGCTGCCTGTGGCGACAGGAGATTGGCATTGCTTTTAAACCCCTCTCAGGCAGCTGCCATTGCTGCaaagccccagggctgggtttaTGGGTGGTGGGTAGCATAGGccggggaaggctgtgcctccctaaacagcctggcatggcccAGCCCATGCTTtgcccccaggctccctcctgcctgcttccagttccctTCCGACTCTTCCATGgctgagaggctggggcaggcaggctggggcaggcaggtgctcacaaggcccagggctgggggcgctggggctggggccatgccACGTCACGCTGTCTGCCCATCTGCCCGGCGCTGGAGTTGGGGATgctccagctgcccagcactCTAGGGCTGGGGGTGCTCTGGCTGCAGTAGCCATCTGACGCTCCGGGTCTGGGGTAGCGCGGGGTGCGAGGCAGGTTTCTCTGGGCTCTAGTGGAAGATGGGGGATGGAAGAGGAGGGGATAGGCCttgggcagagagggaggggcctggggctagTTTCTCTCAATGGTTAACCTCTCTCAGTGGCTCATTCACCTGCCGCCCATGGCTGGGTTTTAAACCCTGAGGGAGGGGCAGTGAGGCTGCAGTGGTGTTCTGCACTGAAAAGAGTATAACCCCCATCTCACAGCTGCCACAAGGCGATGTGGGAGCCTCTCATCCTCCTCACCCATACACTCGGTTGTCACGTTCTGGGTCTTCTTCTCCGGAGACCGCAAAGCAACCGTCAGTGCAGCCAATTCCACACTCCGCAGGAGGAAGGTCACAGCGGAGGCCACGTCCCTCTTGCTCTCAGTCCCACCAGCACTGAGGAAGGAGCTATTCAGCAAGGAACCAAAGGGGCGAGCAACTTCCTGGGATTGGGAAAGGAAACACCCTGAGAAGGACGGAGGATTTCAGTGGTTCATGAGCCACATTCTTCAGACTCCCAGGGAAACAATGACCCTCTTAGGGACATACGGGTTCATAGTGACCTTCCCACTCAGAGGGACTGCACCATTCTCCAAGAGGGAGCCCTTTACTGAGCGAGTGAGGCTACTGAGGCTTGCTCAGGACTTCACAGTAAACTGAAGCCAGGGTACGTCTAACACCGTGTGTCATTCgctcctcatccctggtcccTTCAGTGTAGGTGCCAGAGAACATTACAACCAATCAGCAGACATCTCGGTTCTCTCTGTGTTGCCCCCGGAAGCAATTTGGATCTTCctaggagcagtggggacagaacccagatccCCTGCCACTTCAGCTAGAGATCATGCACATGCGCACACACCCCTTTTCTGAAGAGCAGCTACAATTTCCCCCAAAGTGAGAGGGCTATACCAATGCGCAGGGCATTTGGCCATAGAGCGCCCACCCACGTAGGGGCAGAACCTCTAACCTCCAGCGATGCTGCTCTGTCCTCTGCACACATGGTCTCCAAATTCACTAAGGTTGAATTCATGAAGGAGCAAAATTCACTGGTGTTGCCCTGCAGAACAATCAGAGGAAATGGGTTATTTCTACAAGCATGGAAAGGCCACCCAAAATTAAGGTAAATGGTTCCTCATCGTGATCTTGCTTTGACCTATGGTTGGCTGGCTGTCCCACTACAATGTCCACAGATTAAGACATGTTAAGGCTAAGTGTGCTGAAGCCCACGGACATGCTGATATTTCACATAGTATTGAAGGttgagttttcaaaagcactttgtgttggactgattctgctcccactgaagtcagtggtaaaccTTGGATAAACAGAGAATCCTCAGGCTCAAAGTTTTCTGTGTACTCTTTGTGAAAACCCTCAAAGCCCAAATAAACCCCTTACACGTACCTGCTGAAAGACATCTCTGCACTTCTTCAACTGCTCTCTTATCTGTTGAGTTTCAGTCTGGCATTTAAAGGTAACATCTAGCAACACAAAGAGAGGCACGGACAATTACATCAAGTCAACATCTGCAGGgctaaggttttcaaaagtgtctcGTGATTTCAGACATCTTAAAAGGGccctgactttcaaaagtgctgagcactcaccctctgaaaatcaggcccctttaaggtgtcagGTTGGGCAACCAAAATCACAAGgcgattttgaaaatcttggccaaagtgACACACCTAAGACCACACTCACACGGACTTTAtgacagagctggaaatggaaGCTTGATCAATTGAGTCCCAGCCTAACATTTTAGCCACAAAGgccatcctttcttccttccagaATACAAAGTTGATGATCTCCTGAAACCCAGCAGGTGTTTTCTCCCTTTAGCTCCATTGATCCCTTTAGCCCTGTCTGACAACTTTCAACTGAGTTTATAATCAGTTAGCAATACATTCAGCCCTAAAAGCCTGGTGTGTGTCCACACATCACCTGGTTAATACTCACTTAAGCTTTGTCTGTGTGTCTCATTGATCAGTGTGTCTTATGTGTCCTCTGGGGCTGCTCCACCAAAGGTCTGGTTCTGCTACAGCTCCTAGCTATGGGAGTTTGTCTCTTAGCTCAATCAGGAGTGGGTCATGGAGTTAAAAGGTCCTGGGTTTGATCCTTGGGGTTACCAAGATGACAGTTGTTACATCAATACTCAAGAAGTTTCCCTTCCCAAGAACTGTTCTAAGCCTGCTCTTGTACTTCTAAAAGGCCTGAGTCTcatcaaggtatgtctacactaggaacgctaaagtggtgcagctgcagctgtgtcactgtagtgtagacactgacgaTGGTGATGGAAGggttcttccattgctgtagtaaatccgcCTCTtagaggtggtagctaggacAAAAGAAGAAGTCTTCTATAGTCTTCCCCGGTGCAAGCACAGGAGTGGCATAAGTAAGAATCAGGCACAAAATTCCCTTGGGTACCCAGAGGGCATCACAACCAAGTGTAGGAGGAAAAGTGCAATGGTCCTTAAACCAATTCAGACCAGCTGGCGAGCAGCTGCCTAACTGCATGAGCTGGGCGGAAACTAGTTGAGTGCAGCTAGCAACACAGGTACAATCTTAGGCCTGGACTACGCCTAAAACTTAGGTAGATCTAGCTATGTCACTGAGCGGTGTGAAAAATTTACACCCCCTAAGAGACGTAGTTAAGGCGTCCAAAGCCCAGTGTCGACACCACTAggttgacaaaagaattcttccgtcaacccaGATACCAGCTCTCGGcggggtggattaactacagcgacagaaaaaccccttccatcgctgGACCAAGTGTCTACACGACAGTGCTTCAGAGGCACATCTGCAGCGCCGTACCTGCTGCTGTAGCTTCTGTAGTATGGACATACCCTGAGTAACTGTGGCTAGTGGTGGCCTAGGATGGcatgctgggccaaattctcagctggtgtaactcaatGGAGCCCCATCAAAATCAACAGACTTTACACCAGGCCCATGGTTGCCTCCCTGGTTGTGACACTGTTTTCTTTGCAGCATGCACAGAAAACGTGGTCAAAATAGATTTAAAACCCAGGCTACTCACCCTTCCTGCAGGAACCCGGAATCCCATAGCTGTCCATGGCAGCAGTGCCAACACTCAGGAGTGCGAATGGAGAACTGGCATGTTCCACAGCATGGGATCTCATGGCAGGTCCAAGCGTATGCATGCCCCAAACGAACTCAGTGCCGGGGACTCGGTTCCACTCCACATCCCTTAGAGGCTGATTGTCTAAGATGATGGCGCCAGTCTCTGATGTATTGGCCACCATCAAGGCAAAGTTCTCAAAGCCCTCCTGCTCATTTATAGAATACATCAGGCAGTAACTGGCAACATCTGGAACATTCATCAGGAAGGCGTGGGAGGAATTAGGGATAGCTGCGCCCAGGCTGTAGAACACCACCTGGATGCCCACGTTAGCAGAGATGTAGACTGGGATTGAGGGCTTGACAGGAAGTTGGAGTGCATTGCCTCCTGTTAGAGTAACATTCTCTTGCTTGTCCCCTCGTTGATACAACACAGTCgtgctctgggaagcagtgatatAGACTATGTCATCTACTTTCTGCCAGGGTAAGGGAGGAATGATGTATGTTGTACCCCAGCTGCAGACTGGTAGGAGCTGCTCAAAGACGTGGTTGCATTTTGTGCTATTACAAAAACACACCTGGCCAACCAAGACGGCCACTGGCTTTTCTGAGACAATCCTGGTGCCAGACAGATCTTCTATGCCTTGTAACTGGATGCCTTGGAAACTGGGGAGCTTAATTCCCAGTTTGTTGCCAGTGGAGTAGACCTGTGTTAGGTAATGTAACTTGCCTTTCACATGGACGTCCACGGAGTTGGGCTCCTGGTACGTTATAATAGAGAACTCTGGATAACTCTTGAAGGATTCCGTGAAGGGAGTCACTACGTAGTGTTCATTTCCCaagctggagacaggatacagCACAGTGGTCTCAGGGCTCACATGTTTGTTGCTGACAGACACTACCGAGATATCTTTGTCAGCCTTGACTAGGACCACCTTGGAGAACTTGGTACTGcccttaactcccactgactctggTAGCCTGACCGGCACCATCTCTCCCTGATTTACCATAGTCTTATTCTCAAACTTTGCCCCATCACCCGTGTAATTGGAGATGGAAACAGACACTGAAGTGAAGGCAAAGTAACCAGTAATTTGCACTTCAAATTGACTCGAGTTCCCACAGTCCTCCATGTAGGAGGTGATGAATTCTCTTCCCAGAGTCTCAGTCTGACATGTGCCTGCAAGGAAAAATAGCAATAAAATGTTAGAGGTGGAGAGAGACACTGTCAAGAGGTGGATAGAGTAAAAGGGACTGGATCAACTTTGTTCAGGCCAAAAATTAAGGcccagtaaaaaagaaaaggagcttgAAAATCTTAATGCAGCTTAATGCAAATTTTCCCCattatatttttaatctaaatgaaaataatttttatcaatagtaaacattattttaaataataaacaagCACAACTTAGACAGaatcctggatccaaacactCATGGAAACACAGAAAAATGTCAGATCCAGATGCACACTTAATGATTTGGACTCAGTTCTAAGAATAATTGTTTGCCCTCCCCTAGCACCTCCTGTCTAagctcaaaacactttaaaaaattctCAGTCCCACCAGGAGATGGGTCAATATTACTGTCCCCATTGCACTGAGGGggaaattaaggcacagagagggttaGGAGCTTGCTCAAAGTAACCCCACAAATCAGCAGTAGAataagaatagaacccaggtttcctgactctcAGTCTCTTGTGCTCTGAGCATTAAAACCTACAACCCTTCCCAGCGTTGGGAATAGAACCTTAGTCTGTTGTGTTGAGAAGGGTAGGTGCCTTGGACCTATTGGGGTACAGTAGTAATAAAACCCCTTTGTACTATTACAACATTAAACACATACGTGTGGTTTGGGGTCTTGTGTCAAATTATCACTGGCACGGTCTCCTTTTGTAACCACcactgttaaatatatatatatatatatatatacacacacacagaaagagagagagagaattctttaTTAAACACACATAAGAAACAGATAAATAAAATTacgatttaaaaagttaaa is a window encoding:
- the LOC144277802 gene encoding uncharacterized protein LOC144277802 isoform X3: MAHRGFAFPPMFFLLGLFWFLPPASAQMTNRIGKFSGTCQTETLGREFITSYMEDCGNSSQFEVQITGYFAFTSVSVSISNYTGDGAKFENKTMVNQGEMVPVRLPESVGVKGSTKFSKVVLVKADKDISVVSVSNKHVSPETTVLYPVSSLGNEHYVVTPFTESFKSYPEFSIITYQEPNSVDVHVKGKLHYLTQVYSTGNKLGIKLPSFQGIQLQGIEDLSGTRIVSEKPVAVLVGQVCFCNSTKCNHVFEQLLPVCSWGTTYIIPPLPWQKVDDIVYITASQSTTVLYQRGDKQENVTLTGGNALQLPVKPSIPVYISANVGIQVVFYSLGAAIPNSSHAFLMNVPDVASYCLMYSINEQEGFENFALMVANTSETGAIILDNQPLRDVEWNRVPGTEFVWGMHTLGPAMRSHAVEHASSPFALLSVGTAAMDSYGIPGSCRKDVTFKCQTETQQIREQLKKCRDVFQQGNTSEFCSFMNSTLVNLETMCAEDRAASLEEVARPFGSLLNSSFLSAGGTESKRDVASAVTFLLRSVELAALTVALRSPEKKTQNVTTECMAIETLLIPAASRCDGVFRLRGQEETMDIHCNAVTRAATEDPWAVAFISYSTLDSIINTTLLDEGDLMADEKMRNFHLNSRVVSGAIGDGRPMYLSRPVNFTLHHRQAKKEEEETRCVHWKFIAGKGTWAEDGCKSLQTNSTHTICSCDHLSSFALLMGHTGVEESYSLTVVTYVGLTFSLLCLLLAILTFLLCRSIRNVSTSLHLQLCLCLFLADLLFLTAVTRTRSRVVCAVIAGFLHYLFLACFTWMFLEGLHLFLTVRNLKVVNYTSASRFKKRFMYPFGYGFPALVVAISAAVNPGGYGTSNQ